The genomic DNA TTTGTCATCGGGTTCGCAGTCGCTCTCGCGGTCTGAGTTGGGCCAAGCGGCTATAGCCGTACACGATTGCTAATATCATTACCAGCAGCGTTCAGTCTCAATATGGTGATTAGCGACGTCGCAATGTGAAGCCCATCTATGTACCTAGGCGCTCCCTTAGTGCCGCAGATCGTTATGCATAGCGCGCGGCGAACGCCCGAGATAGCCGGAGGCGGCGACCGCCCGACCAGCGGAGGCCGAGGACCAGCGTGTCCAGACGCTTAATTACCCTCTTTTGACCCGCACCATGTTGAAGAGAATCCACATTCTCAGTCGCTCAGAAGAGTGAAAGTACTGGATATGGTTGATGGTGGGTCTGCCCGAACTCAACAGACAGACCCATCCAGCACGACGATTCTCTGCTCGGAATTAAGGAGGAAATCCTGTCAACTCCCAGATGACCGAAACTGATTACTGGACATTTTCAGGAAACCCCTTACCCCTTCTCTTCTTTCTAACTCTTCTAACCAATCTAACTTCTAATCATCATTATCTATCGTCTGGGCAGGGAGTGCGTCCGTTAGTTAGATGAGCAGTCAAATGCTCCGAAAACTAACGCGAAAAAGGAAACCCTTGAGATGCCGGTTTCGGTAATCTCCTCCAAGGTACAGAATGATGGCAAGCAAGGCCACAAACGAGATAATCAATGCAGACGCTTCATGAGCTGAGGCGATTGCGTGAAGAGAACAAGCAAGTATCTGCTACTCGGTGCCCTCGCCGTCGCTCTAATCGTCATAGGAGTGATCTGGTACTTGATTTATACAGGGCATACAGGGCCCAACGGCTGAGCACCACTCCCGAATCACTCCCCCGATGACCTCGTATTCGGGCTCGATCCAAGCGGTTCTAGCCGAGCCCCGACATGGCGGTCCCGATGCCCGAAACGAAGATGGCAATGGCGCGTCCATCGGACATGTTTTGACAAATTATCACCTCTTGGAGCAAGTACCTGTGGTCCATCAACTCCTTCTCCATTGCCTTGAGGACCTCAACGACATCGCCCGAGACCTCATGGGTCATTCAATCATCTCTCGCTTCATCTGAGAATAGCGGACGATTGGGTCGTCTACGTGATCTCCCTGTTGTCGGGCTTTTTCGCCTGGGGAAGCTTCCTCAACCTCGCAGGCGACCTTATGCTGAACTGGACATTCGGCTCAAAGTTGTAAGCCGGTTCGCCGGACATGGGGTTGTTCTCATTCAGGATTCGGTACGCCCTCATGAGCGTGATCCGCATCCTGACCTCGGTTCCGTCGCTTAGCTTGGCGATAATCCATGGGTCGTTTTTCTGCTCCACCAATACCTCGACGGCATCCTTGATGACACCATTCACATTTAGCTGGATGATGTCCTCAGCCGGTTCTTGCTGTTTCTCCTGGGGTTTATCTGCCATAGGCATCGTGATATAGAATGGATGTGGGCTAAAAAGGATTCCTTTTGAGATATAATCCCCCCACTTCACGTCAACAATACTGGCTTGCGACAAAGGGAGGGTAGTCAATCAGCCCCTCCCTTTTGCTTTGCCGTTGAAGGTACTAACCACCAGCTCCTTGTCCATCGGGAGAAGGTGGTGCGTTGTTGGATGTTGGCTTCAAGCGGTTACCGTCATGACTTCTTCTTTCTGCGAAACAGCATGAATCCGCCGACGCCTTTGGGGTGGAACCGCAGAGCCCCCTCATCCTGATGGAATCGGCCTGGCGGTCCTAAAGGATCTCTCGGATGGAAGGAGGCTGGGCCAGGAGCGAGAATAGGAGGAGCTTCTCGGCGAGTTCATTTCTGAGTCGAATCCTTCGGGCATTCGTAGGGAGAGCACTTCTCCGTCCTCGGGCCAGCCTCCATCGCAATCGCGATAGGCTTCTTGGGTGGGCACTCGAACGGGTCGCACTTTTCCTTCAGCTTGGTTGGGAACATGATTCCGAACACGTAGGCGGCGCCGAGCGCGCCAATGACCTCGGCGATCACGAACAGCGCGGCCCAGCAGGGGGCGATCCCGCAGATGGCATAGGTGAACATACGTGCGAAGGAGACCATGGGGTTGGCGTACATGGTGCTAGCTGTGGTGATTAGCATGCCACCGACAACGAATCCCACTGAGAGCCCGGTATGCTTGGAGCTCCCTCTCACGCATCCGATGATGACCCCGATCAGGATGAACGTGCCAATGAACTCGGCGAAGACCTGACCGTAGTTCTTGACATTCCCAGAGACGGTGATGATGGTCGAGTCATAATCGAAGAACATGAGCCCAACGACCAATAGCCCAATGAAACCGCCCGCTAATTGAGCGATGATGTAATAGCTCGCCTTTCTCGGGGCAATCTGCTTGGCGGAGAGCAATGCCAGCGTCACCGCAGGGTTGAAGTGAGCCCCCGAAATGGAACCAAACGTCTCTATCAATGCGAAAAGGACCATGGCCACGGCGACTGCGTTGATGAATACGGCGAGCGCGATCGTGGCACCAGGCAATGTCATGGGAAGGATGGTTGAGCCGATGGCCACCACGACCAGGAACAACGAACCCATAAACTCGGCCAATAAATTCTGTTTGAGCGTTGGCATATTCTCTCCTCCTCGGCAGGCCTTCATGCCCGCTGAGGGGCCAAAATGTAGTTTGAATATAAATATTTGATAATAAACTCAAATAATTGATGATTCGAAGGAAATGTGTATCCCATCATGCAATCTATCCAATATTTGAGAACGAAATAAAATATTAATAAATACACTCAATTTAAGGGCAGAGGAGATTTCCATGACAACGAGGATCACGATAGTCGGGGGGTTCCTGGGAGCTGGGAAGACGACCTTGATCACCAAGATAGCGAAGACCATGATCGAGGGCGGGAAGAAGGTGGGCATCATCATGAACGACCAGGGGACGGACCTGGTCGACAGCCAGTATTCGTGCCTTCAGGGCATAGACACCTGCGATGTGCAGGGTGGCTGCTTCTGTTGCCGCTTCCCTGATTTCATGAACGACGCCAAAGGCCTGATCAATAAGTCCAACCCCGACATCATCATCGCGGAGCCGGTTGGCAGCTGCACGGACCTCCTCGCCACGGTCATCGGTCCTTTGAAGGTGGTCTACGCCGAAGCCTTCTCGGTCGCGCCCTTGATCATCGTCATGGATGCCTCCAGAGCGGTCACGGAGGGCTTCTCTCCGGAGTCGCTCCGTGGCTACCTGCGGCGCCATCAGATCGAGGAGGCGGAATTCGTCGTGCTCTCCAAGGTAGACCTGGTCCAGGGGCCCGAGGTCAAGCAGATAAGCAAGGCCATCCATGAGATCAATCCCACGGCCAAGGTGATCCCCTACTCTTCGGTGAGCGGGGAGGGTTTCGACAAGATCCTGGCCATCGTGAACTCGAAGAAGACGAGCAACCGCTCGCCGAAGGACATCGACTATGATACCTACGCCAAAGCGGAGGCGGAGCTGGGCTGGTACAACGGCAAGGTCGCGTTCATGGCGGAGGGGAAGGTCGACGCCTACGACCTGACCACGAAGATACTTCGCCGGGTCGCTTCCAACTACTCTCCCTCGGACATAGCCCATACTAAAGTGATGATCGTCTCCGAAACCAACGCCGTCAAGATGAGCCAGGTGGGGCCTAGTCTCAGCGTTGACGAGGTGAAGGGCTCCA from Methanomassiliicoccales archaeon includes the following:
- a CDS encoding aquaporin family protein, giving the protein MPTLKQNLLAEFMGSLFLVVVAIGSTILPMTLPGATIALAVFINAVAVAMVLFALIETFGSISGAHFNPAVTLALLSAKQIAPRKASYYIIAQLAGGFIGLLVVGLMFFDYDSTIITVSGNVKNYGQVFAEFIGTFILIGVIIGCVRGSSKHTGLSVGFVVGGMLITTASTMYANPMVSFARMFTYAICGIAPCWAALFVIAEVIGALGAAYVFGIMFPTKLKEKCDPFECPPKKPIAIAMEAGPRTEKCSPYECPKDSTQK